The genome window GCGAGGTTCCTTCCAAAACCCGTGGAACCACTATCGTCTATCCCGGTACTGGGGAAGGTGCTCTTCGACCAAGATCCCCTCTTCTACGTCTCCCTGCTTCTGGCCCTGATCATGTGGTTACTCCTATACAGGACGAAGTACGGGATAGTCATAAGGTCTACCGGGGAGAACCCAGCTGCCGTTGATGCGATGGGCATAGATGTGAACAGGGTCAGGTACTTGAGTACCCTAATTGGAGGGATATTTGCCGGGCTCGCCGGCGCCTACCTATCGGTCGCGTATAATCCGGCTTGGATAGAGAACATGACCGCCGGGAGGGGGTGGATAGCTCTGGCACTCGTGATATTCTCACTTTGGGACCCTCTCAGAGCCCTTTTGGGCTCGTACCTGTTTGGCATCGTGGAGGCGAGCGGTTATACGCTCCAGGCCTATGGTTACAGTCAATGGCTTCTAAACGGACTTCCCTACCTTCTGACTGTAGTAATACTAACTCTGGGAGCCACTGAATCCATGAGGAGGAGGATGGGGGCCCCTGCAGCATTGGGCAAACCGTATGAAAGAGAAGAGAGGTAAATAGGAGAGGCTCGCGACCCCCCATGAGGTTCAAGCCCTCTACCCGCGGGCCTCTCCTAGGCCACCGCCCACGGCAGCCTCCTACTCCTTTCACCTCTTATTTGAAAACTTTTCGGTGCAGGTGAAACGACTGAGTCATCTTTATGAAATGCCCGCTGGCCTCAGCCACAATACCCCCCATGAGGTAGTTAGTATGACCTCTACCCAGTGGGCCGCGATAGCGGTAATACTCCTTATTCTAGGCCTGATTGCGGGTTATTTTGCTGCTCCGAGTCGTGTCACCACGGTCACTCAGACCGTGACTGTAGGAGCTACAGGAGCACCCGCTAAGACCGTCACGGTCACCGAAACCAAGACCATCTCGCCAGAGGGAGGGAAGATAAAGGCCGCTTGGATATACGTGGGGCCGATAGGGGACATAGGATGGACCTACGCCCACCATCAAGCGAAGGAGATGGTGGACAAAAAGTACGACTGGCTTGAGACGACTCATGTAGAGTCAGTAGCTCCTGCCGATGCCGCTGGCGTGATAGAGCAGCTCATCTCCCAAGGTTACGACGTGATCTTCACCACCAGTTTCGACTTCATGGATCCGACTCTGGAAGAGGCCCAGAAGCATCCTGACAAGATATTCTGGCACTGTTCAGGGTACAAGAGGGCTCCTAATATGGGTACGTACTTCGCGGACTTCTACCAAGTCTACTACCTGAACGGTCTCATGGCCGGAGCCCTGACCAAGACCAAGAAGATAGGCTATGTGGCGGCGCATCTGATACCTGAGGTCGTCAGGCACATAAATGCCTTCTCCTTAGGAGTTAAGGAGGTCTGCGGGGACTGCAAGGTATACGTCAGGGAGATAGGAGCCTGGTACGATCCCACAAAGGCCAGACAGGCAGCGGAGGCCCTGATATCTGAGGGCGTGGATGTGCTCGCGTTCACGGAGGACTCTCCTACCGTCGTTCAGGTGGCAGAAGAGCACTTCCAGAGGGGAGAGCGCATTCTCGCCTTCGGTCACTACAGCCCCATGGAGAAGTTCGGGAAGGACGTTTGCGTCAGCGGTCAGCTCGTCCATTGGGAGGTGATATACGACGACATCCTCAGCAAGATATACGCTGGCTCCTACACACCCAAGAACCTCCAAAATGTCGATTACTGGTGGAAGCTGAAGGAAGGCGCCGTGGAACTCGGCTGTGCCTACAACCAACCGATCAATCCCAAATTTGTGGGCGAGCTGAAGTCTGTTAAGGTGAATGAGAAGGTCCAGCTCCCGAACGGTACAGTGATAGAGAATCCAGACGTTTACACGCTCGTCATGGCGAGGCTCGTACAGATGGGTGCCGTTTGGACCGGTAAGAAGTGGGTATTCGTTAACGACGAGACGTTCGACCCGTTCACCGGACCGATATACGATAACGAGGGCAAGTTGAGGGTGCTCCCCGGGCAGAGGATAGGCCACGATGAACTCTGGTCCATGCAGTGGTGGGTAGATAACGTGGTAGGTCCATCGCTGGGAGGCTAAGCATCCTCTCCCTCCTTCCTTTCTTCCTCTTTTTAAAGGGGTTAGATCTCCTTCCTCATCCACTTGTACCTGCTTACCGGCTCGAAGCCAGCGGCCTCGAACGCTGCCCTGTACCTGCACCAAGTCTGCGTAACTACCTTGGGCACACCCATCTCATTGGCGAGGGTAACCGCCATCTCAGCAGAATCAAATATCTGACCAAGACTGGCCCTCTTCGGTCCCCATATCAGGGCATAAAGGTGATCATCGTCCCTAGTAGGCTGGAACATCGCGAGGATGAGTTGCCACAGCCCCACCCTGACCTTCACGACTCTAGGCGAGGGAAGACCCACACTCTCCCTGTCCCACAGCAGCTCCCAAAGGAGGGATGAGGGCCTTGTCTGTCCAGCGATCATCTGGGCGGCAGCGGGGAATTCCTCCCTAGTAGCGTCCTCTAACTTGGGCTGCTCGGGTGCAGGCCTCGCCGGCGCCTCCATCAGCACCTGAGAATCGATCTCCCTGAATCCCAGGTTTTCGAAGAAGGGGAGGGCCTCGGTGGTCGGTATCGTGTCTAAGTGGCGCATTCCCATTCCCCTAGCTAGATCCATGCACCTCTCAACGAGCTTCCTCCCTACGCCAGTCCTCCTCGCCTCCTCCTTGACCCAGACCATCTGCAGGTATGCGTGCTCGCCTACGGGGGTGAGGAACCTCTCCGGTACGACCTCAGCTTCACCGATCACCTTTCCATCAGACAGAGCGACCACTGCCTTGCCACCGGACGAGTAGAGGGACTCCAAGTACCACTCAAATACTTGGGGGTCTCCCCAGTATCCGCACTCCTTGATCCGGAGATCGAAGGTCATATCCCTCCAGCTGGGGCAGTGAATCGAGACAACTTCATCCAACAAATCATGCCTGAACTCAACTATCTCCAAGAGGGATCATCCTCCACCAGCCGGGCGAGCTCCCTGAAGATCTCTCCCGCCAGCCCTCCCAACCTGATGTTCGCCAAGCTACTTAAATTAGTTTCCTCCGGATTCACTTCCACCAGTATCTTCCCTCGCCTCGCCGCGTTTATGGGTAACAGGGCTGCAGGCATGACCACACCACTAGTTCCCACAACGAGGACGACCTCTGCCTCAGAGAACAAACTTTCTGCCCTCTCGAACTGGTCCATCGGAACGGGCTCCTCGAACCACACCACGTCAGGCCTGAGAAGCCCACCACACTCTTTACACCTCGGTAAATCATCCTCTGGTATGTTCCCGAAACCTAGATTGAACCGCTTGCCGCATGCAGTGCACCTAACCCTCCATATAGAACCGTGAAGCTCTACTACTAGTCTAGAGCCAGCCCTCTGGTGGAGCCCGTCGACGTTCTGGGTCACCACGCCCATGAGTATGCCCTTCCTCTCCCAGTCAGCCATCACCTTGTGGGCCCAAGTTGGCTCGGCCCTCGCGATTACGGACATCCTCCACTTATACCACTCCCAGACCCTCTTGGGGTTAGACTCGAACGCTCGGGGCGTGGCCAACTCCTCAGGCCTGTACCTGTTCCAGAGTCCATCCTTCCCCCTGAAGGTCGGGATACCTGCCTCAGCTGAGGTCCCAGCTCCTGTGAACGCCAGCACCTTTCCTGTATGCTCCTTGATCAAGCGGGCCGCTGAGGACAGGTTCTCGGAAGGGACGACCTCACTCACCCAACCTCACCTCCGGCGGAGAGCTGGGATACGGTCTCACCTCGGCCTCGAGGGGACACCCTCCCCTGCAGACTTGGAGCAGAGGGCAGGAGAAGCACGCTTCCCCCACGAAGCGGAGTTCCCTGATCTTCAGGCACTCATCGTGATACCAGATCTTCTCCCAAGAATCCCTCAGGATGTGACCCAGAACCTTGTAATGACTCTGGCAGGGTATCACGGACCCATCAGGCTCTACCGCCAAGGTTATGCTGCACGCCGAGCAGAACTTCGGTCCCAGACCCTCGCTCATTGGATCCAGCTCACAGTAACGGGTCACCCCGAACCACCTGAAGTCCAGATCCAGCTCCGTGGTGAGCTCCTTAGCCTCAGCCAACACATCTCTTATCTCATCAAAGGAGGGCTCCAGATCTCTCAGGTCCCTGCCCCTTCCGCTGTATATCAGCCTGTTCAGAGAGAATCCATCTACACCCAGATCTGCGGCGAACCGTATCAATGATTCCACCGTGCTCATGTTCCTCCTGAGGAGGGTGGCGTTGACGCTCACGTAGATATCGAACTTGAGCAGGTTCTTGAGCCCCTCGACCGTCTCCTTCCAGCTTCCCCTCACTTGGGTTATGGAATCGTGGACCTCTGGATCGCTGGACTCCAAGGTCACCTGAGCGAAATCCAATCCGGCCTCGATCAACCTCTCAACCAGCTCTCGGGTTAGAAGTCTCCCATTTGTCACTATTCCCGAGACCATCCCGAGCCTCTGGGCCTCGGCCACCAGCTCCGGAAGATCTCTCCTGAGCGTGGGCTCCCCACCGGTGAAAGTGACTTGAGGGACTCCCAGCTCATGGAACCTCCTTAACACGGCCTTCCACTCATTAGTGCTCAATTCCCCCCGCTCGTCGGGACTGGAGGAGTAGCAATGGATGCAGGCGTTATTGCACCTATACGTGAGGGCCAAGTCGACCCTGAAGGGGGCGCCGAGGGTTGATGGGTCAGGAAAGGCCGGTTTAAACCCCAGATCGGTTACGGGGTCCTCATATCCCTCGATGAATCTCCTGAGCTTACTGACTACGTCCTCATAGTGCCTCCTCACCTCATCTTTTCTCATGCCCCTGTAAATCCTCTTCAACTCCCGATAAGCCTCATCCCATCCCTTACCTGAGAGGAAAGCCTTGGCGAATACCGCTGCTGTGTAGTTGAGGTAAGCGACCCTCTGAGCATCCACCACTAAGGCACCCATGGCTAGGGGATCTATACGGAGCTGGATCCTCCTACCATTCAATTTGAATGTCAGGAATTCCCTCTCGATCAACCAACCCCACCTCCAGCACAGGCACAAGCGCAACTCACACATGCGCAGGCACATGCGCAGCTGACACAGGCGCAGCTGACTGATGCCGTCCTCCTAGCTCGAGGTCTGGAGGGGACTATGACCTCAGCGACTTTGTCAGCGAAGTCCTCTATGTTCCTGACGATATTAGAGGAGACCTCCTCGACCGATCTAGCGATGATATCGGCGGCTTTCTCTATGTCCGGGATGACTGGGACATCTACCTTGCCACTAGGCGTCCCAGACGTATCAGGAGCTCTGGGAATCCTCGGAGTGGGGGGAATCGAGGTCCATCTACCCCTAGGCCACCATATCCACACATCGTCCAGCGGATAGGAGGTAAAGACTACCTTCCCCTTAGGACTCTTCAATGCCTTTCTCAAACTTCTCTCGAAATCAGGATCTGTCAACAGCCATGCAAGATTACTCTTGACGAGATCGAGCTTCTCCGCCAAGGGAGCATCCTCGATCATCTCCCATATTGATCTCACCTTGCTGTCGTAGAAAGCGAGGGTCTCCCTCCTCGAGTATCCGGATAGCTCTCTCTCCACCCTCCTGTGTATGAGCCTGATTACCTTAACTAGGCAATCTTGGTCTAGAGATCTGTCCTCCATCACACAGTCCAAGAACCTCTTCTCATAGATCCTCAGGTTCCTCCCCGATCCCTCTAACTTCCTAAGTTTAAGTGGATCTAGGCTATCCACCGCCAAGAACCCCTTCTCCACCAAGCTGGCTATGAGAACTGCTAAAATTCGCCCGTAACTGAGCTTGGCTCCCTCCAACTTGCGGAGATAGGCCACTTCCGTTGGACCCATGTTCTTGTTCGGTCCCAAACTCTCCGCGAAGATCTCAGGGGCTTGATAGGGAAGCTTCTCTATCCATGACTTGAATAACTTGACTATGGCCACGATGGAGATTATTACCGCTCCCAGAAACATGATCCCTATAATGAAGCTGAGGTAGTCCGGAATTCCGCCACCCGCAGGTACTACCTTATCGACGTAGTCCCTTGGAAACGACACCCCTATCTCGAACTTGTAGTTGGGGGGGAGGTCCCTCCTCTCCCAGTAGAGGTATATCCTGCCGTCATCCAGCGTCTGCAAGTTGTCGTAATCGGGCTGGTTTCTCACCTCTCCCTTGGAAACCCCAGGAGGTAGTATCACGAATACTTGGAGCAGCTTTACGGGAGCATTGAACCAGGAGGGTGTGAACATGAGGCCCGCATTGCCGGGGTTAGTCTCGTCCTCATATATGAAGTCCCTGAGCTCGACCTCCACCACGTAAGTCCTGCTCTCCCCCGGGTCTATAGGCTCGCTGGGTCTCATCTTCACCGCGTAATATGAGTCCTCCCTTACCTCTTGGGCATCGATCTCAACGGTTTTTCCATTGGGAAAGATTTCCTTAGTCTCTAGCACGCTGAAAGATGGGGAGGGCATCCCTACTGATACATAGCGGGCTACCGTCCCCGACTTCACCCTCAGAGTGAGGTTGTACCTCAAGTACACCGTTCCCGAACGCTGTATATCAAGAACGACCTTTTCCCTTTCTATTTCATACACTATCTGACCGCTCGTATTTATTAGAGGAATTATGAGCGCGGAGATAACGAGGAATAGTAGAATAAGCCTGAACCTCATCCCGACTTTGGGAGGGTCCGGAATATTAACTTGGCTCAGGTCCCTATTCCTTGGGAGCGCTGATGATGATAGCCCCCGGCGTCGAGTACAGGGAAGGTGAAGGTGAACTCCTAGTCCAAGGTGAGAAGGTTATCCCCAGCGTGAGGAGGTTCTTCGACCTCCTCACGGTCCTGGAGGATCCCAGTGCCCTCAAGGAGGATGGCAACGCGTACTTAATGTACAGGGACCTCCCCCCTCTGAGAGCGAGATGGGTCCGGTTCGATGTAACGATAATCCCGTCTTGGATGGTCGGAAGGGAGTATGCCAAGACGAAGGGCCACTATCATATGCCTCCCTCGGCGGGCAGGCCCTCCTACCCTGAGATCTATCAGGTGCACTCCGGAAATGCGATTTACCTCCTCCAGAGGGCAGGTCCCTCGCTCAAGGAGATAGTGGATTTCATAGTGGTGAGGGCATCACCGGGAGATGTAGTGGTCATACCACCGAATTACGGACATGTAACAGTTAATCCAGGCGAAGAGACGCTCGTCATGAGTAATCTGATCTACAGAGGGGTGGAGTCAGATTATGAACCGTATGAGAGGCTCAGAGGAGCTGCCTACTACTATACGATCGACGGATTCATCAGGAATGAACGTTACTCCTCAGTACCAGAAATAAGAGAGGGTAAGCCGCTCTGGAGGTCTCAATCAATCGCGATCGATTTCTTAGAGGATGAGAGTTCCTTCTCATGGTTGAAGGACGTTGACAGGGCATGCGAGGAGGGATTCCTCGGTGTCCGGTGTTGATCTCCGTGGAGAGGATCTAGTAACCTTCGTTTGGAACTTTCTAAATAGAGAAGAGGTGATCATGGGGAAGAACGATGTCTTGGAGAGGGTGGCTGGTAAAGGGCTCCTGACATCCCAGAAGGTGACCACTTTCTCCTGCGATGGACCCACCTATGCAGTCCTGAAGTGCCCTTCCTGCGGTGCCAGCGACTTGGAAGAGATGGAGGCTTGGATTCACGTCACCTGTGGATCGGTGACCTACGAGAAAGGTGTATGCCCGAAATGCGGACCTGTTACAGGTAAAGAACTGGTCTCAATAGGTCCCGTGTACAGGTGCAGATCCTGCGGGATGATAGTCACTTACCCCACGGTGGAGACCCCCTGCGGGCACCCCACCATTGACAGTTTCGTCATGTATAGATTGACCGAGGAGGGAAAGGACATCATAGGGAAGGTCAGGAGGGAGTTAGAGAGGCTGCCTGACCCCAAGATAGTCTTGGCCGATCTGAAGGTGACGAGGGTAGAAGCCCTCCTCTTGGATGGACCCACCGGCGTCATCTTGGGAACTAATGACGAATATCAGAGGAGGAGAGAGGGGGAGCTCTCCAAGCTTGGGCTGAAGATCAGGATCTTGGAGATTTAGGAGGGTGGTCTGTACTCCTCCCCACCTCTGATGTGCCCGTACCCTATGAGCCTCCACCTGTTGCCTATCCTAGACGAGATGGCGACCCTCTGGTTGAGCTCAGCCGTGGCAGGTATCCTCAGTAGGAGGGTCATCTCATCCTCGGGAGTCATGTCCCTGAGCACGGCCGGCACGGTGGCCGTGCCGACGTTCAGCTGTATGAACTCACCCTTGCTGGGCTTCTTGACCTTCATCTCCTCCCTAGTACCCACTATCTTCTCGAAGAACTTGGCCTCCACATCCAGCTCAACCCAAGTAGGCGGCAGCTCCCCAGGCATTCCAACTACGTTGCCCACCATGTTGTCGGCTTTAGTGAGTGCCGGGTCTAAAAGAGTCCCCACACCTATGAGCCCTCCTGGGTAAGCCTCCTCCAAGGGAGCGTTCTCGCTCCTCAGGCTCACTATCTTGGTCGTGAGCGGAATGAACTTACCGGCCCTGTAGGCTCCGGGTCTTATCTCTATCTCATCGTTCACCCTGAACCTTCCTTGGATGATAGTGCCTCCGAGCACGCCACCTACTAGCTTGTCTGGCCTCGTTCCCGGCTTGTTCACATCGAAGGACCTAGCCACGTACATTCTAGGGGGTTTAGTGGGATCCCTAGGCGGAGGCGTGAATCTCCTCACCATTTCCCTTATCAGATAGCCGATGTTCACCCCATGGAGGGCGGAGACGGGGATTATGGGTGGGATCTCATTCAAGTAGCTCCTCAGAAACTCCACAATCTGCTCGTAATTCTTCAGAGCTTCCTCATCATTGACAAGCTCTATCTTGGTCTGAACCACTATGATCTGCTTGACATTCATTATCCTCAGGGCAACTAAGTGCTCCCTAGTTTGGGGCTGAGGCGCTGGCTCGTTGGCTGCGATGACCAGTAAGGCTGCATCCATTAACGTGGATCCTGCTAGCATAGTGGCCATTAGGGTGTCGTGACCAGGACAGTCCACGAAGGAGACCTTCCTGAGGAGGACCGTCTCCCCTCCGTCTATGGGACATCTCTCCATGGTGGTGTAGCACTTGGCATCATCTCCTTCGCATGACTTACACTTCCTCAGATCGGCGTTTGCGTATCCCAGCTTTATGGTGATACCCCTCCTCAGCTCCTCGCTGTGTCTCTCAGGCCATATGCCCGTCAGAGCTTGGACTAAGGTGGACTTGCCGTGATCCACATGACCAGCAGTCCCTATGTTCATCTCGGGCTGCAAGATGACTCTGTCAACTTCATTTCCCATTGGATCACCTTCAGGAGGCCTCGGCTTCCGCCTCCTCCTTCTTCAGCAATTCCTCTAAGGTTTTCTCCCCGACCTTAACGACTCTTAGGTTTATCTGCTTTATAGCATCGGAGATTATGGCGCCCCTCACTGTCTTAGCCCTCCTCTCTCCCTTCTTCCTAGGGTGGAACCCTGGTGGTGATGACAGGAGGACCTTCTTCTTTCCCGGTATCTGGAGCGAGGGGTGCATCGGGAAGCCGTCCTTGTCGGTCCCACCGGTTATCTTGAACGTGTATCCTGGTAGGCCGAAGGCGTCTCCACTGATCTCCTCGCCTAGCCTTCTTCCCACGAAGAACCTGATGTTATCCTTGGGCAGCTTAACGTGGAAGGTCTTACCAGTATTGGGATCGCCGATGTCGAGCACGAGGAACTCTTCCTCTACCCTTCTCCTTCTTCTCATCGCCATGGGATGGAATCACCTTCCCGAAACTGACCACTTCAGTTATATAAGTTGAACTAATCCGGGGAGCTGGCTCCCCGGGAGTATCTGATCCAGAGGATCCGCCTGTATAGCTCCTTTTCGTCGTCGCTCATCTTACTGAAGTATATGGAGCGGGCCTTATCGTCCTCAAACTCGGACACCTCAGTGTAAAGCTTCCTGCCCTCCTTGACGTTCCTACCTACTACTCCGCCCTTTATTGAGATGGCTACCCTCTGCCCAGCCTTAGCTTCGGGTACCCTGTTCCCCTCGTACTGGATGTCCAGTATGGTTCCGACCCTCCTCCCGCTCTCGTTCATCAGGGGATAGCCGGGTCTTATCCTACCTCTAAGGACCTCAACTCCAACGATGGCAGGGTCGCTCCTCCTGAAAATGAAGTCCGGTAGAACTAAGATTTCAGCCGGGAATACAGCCTGTGAAAGTACTCTCTCCTCCTCTCTCCTCTTTAGCTCCTCCAAGTACTCTTTGAAGCTCTCAATTAGCCTGTAGATGATGACATCGGTGAATATGGGGATCTTCCTGTCCCCCGCCTCTCTCCTTGCGTCCTCCTTTATCTTCACGTTGAATGCCAGTATCACCGCGAACTTCTCCTCCTTCTGCTTTATCACAGCTGCCTCGAACACATCCACTTTGGAGACATCGCCTATGTCGGCCCTCCTTATTGGTATGCCTTCCTTCTGGAGCTGAGCTATCAAGGCCTCCAGCGTGCCCAACGTGTCTGCCTTTACTATCACGCCGATCTTGTCCGTTTTTATGATGATACGCTCTACCTCCTCCTGAACCTCCTTCTTGACCTCCTCTATCCTCTCCCTATCTCTAACCACATATAGGGGAGATCCGGCGAGCACCTCATCCAAATTAGGTGCGGAGATCATCACTCCAGCAGCTGCTGAGACCTCATCAACTCTCCTGAACTTCTTCGTTGCCCTCATCTCCTGGAGGGGCTCTGGAACCAGGAGCGCCCTCACCTTCGTCACGACCGGTCCATTCACACCAGCCACCACTATGGTGTCGTCTTTCCTGAGGACTCCGTCGTAGATTATGGCTGTCAGCACTGTACCCAGTCCCTGCTGCTGCTTGACCTCGAGCACTGTACCCCTTCCCTCCTCAGTGGTTATCTCCAGCCTGTCGAGCATGAACCTCTGCACGAGTCCTATGAGCATCGTTAAGAGGTCCGGAATGCCCTCCCCCGTCACCGCACTGGTCGGTACGATGGCGAAGGTCTTGGTGAAGTCTTGGATCCTATCGTACCTGTCGGCGTAGATCCCCAAGGTGGCCAGCTGATCCACCACCCTGTAGAGCCTCTTCTCCAACTCGGCCAAAACGGAGGGTGGCTGCTCTCTCTCAGCCAAGATGAAAGGCCTGCCCTCCTCAGACTTCCAGCCGTACAGAGTGTCTATCTTGTTGAGCGCTATGACGAAGGGAACTCTCCTCTCCTTGAGTATGTTTATGGACTCAATGGTCTGGGGCTGCACTCCCCCATTTATGTCTATCACCAGGATGGCTATGTCCGCTACAGAACCACCCCTCCTCCTCAGGTTGGAGAATACCTCGTGTCCGGGCAGGTCTATGAAGAGCAAACCTCCGGTCTTTATCTCGAACTTAAGGTTGAGGGCCCTCATCACGGGCTCGCATATCTCGTAGACCACATCGGTAGGTATCTCTGAGGCCCCCACATGCTGGGTTATCGAGCCCGGCTCCTTAGCCGCCACCCTGGTCCTCCTGATGTAGTCCAGAAGGGTGGTCTTACCCGAATCCACGTGGCCTAGAACAGATACTAGGGGCTGCCTGTACCTCTTCTCCTTATCCCCCTTATCCTTACCGTCCTTCTTGGGCAATTAGAGTCACCGTGGGATAGAAGGAGGGTTCTACTTCCCCTCCTTCTTGGGCTTCTTCCTGACCCACTTAACTTTCTTGGGGTTCCTACCCAGTTTGAGGTAGTTCTTGGCGCACTTGGAGGAACAGAAGTATAGGATGGTACCGTCGGCCTTCACGTACATCCAGCCGTGTCCGGGCTCGACATCGCTACCGCAGAACGCACACTTCTTCAGCAGTATGGACATTCTATCACCTCGGCTTCAGCTTCCTAGCCTCCATCTCGGTCTCTCTAAGGATTAGTATGTCCCCTATCCTCACTGGGCCCTTGACATTCCTAGTTAGTACCCTTCCCCTGTCCTTCCCGACGAGGATCTTGGCTCTGACCTGTATGACATCTCCAGCTACGCCCGTGCGGCCTATTATCTCGACTACCTCGGCCGGGTATCCCTTGTCCGCCTCTTGGGACATTCAATCACCTTCAGAAAGGAGTGGGGTGAGCATGTTTTTTAAACTACTCGGTTCCTCCAGTCCCCCTGACCTCCTTTATCTTCTCTATGAGTGCTTCCAAGAGGCTCTTGGCCTGCCCGGCATCCACCACAGCGACTGAGGATGCGGGAACTTCTATACCAGCGGCCTTTCCCAATTCCTCCTTGCTCGGGACGTAAGCGTAGGGGACTCCCTTGTCGTCGCACAGCAGCGGCAGGTGAGCCACTATCTCAGGGGGATTCACGTCCTCAGCTATGACCACGAAGAGGGCCTCACCCCTCTCCACAGCCTTAGTGGTCTCGTTGACGCCCTTCCTGACCTTACCACCAGTCTCC of Thermoproteota archaeon contains these proteins:
- a CDS encoding glucose-6-phosphate isomerase family protein, whose translation is MMIAPGVEYREGEGELLVQGEKVIPSVRRFFDLLTVLEDPSALKEDGNAYLMYRDLPPLRARWVRFDVTIIPSWMVGREYAKTKGHYHMPPSAGRPSYPEIYQVHSGNAIYLLQRAGPSLKEIVDFIVVRASPGDVVVIPPNYGHVTVNPGEETLVMSNLIYRGVESDYEPYERLRGAAYYYTIDGFIRNERYSSVPEIREGKPLWRSQSIAIDFLEDESSFSWLKDVDRACEEGFLGVRC
- a CDS encoding 30S ribosomal protein S6e; its protein translation is MRRRRRVEEEFLVLDIGDPNTGKTFHVKLPKDNIRFFVGRRLGEEISGDAFGLPGYTFKITGGTDKDGFPMHPSLQIPGKKKVLLSSPPGFHPRKKGERRAKTVRGAIISDAIKQINLRVVKVGEKTLEELLKKEEAEAEAS
- a CDS encoding BMP family ABC transporter substrate-binding protein, giving the protein MTSTQWAAIAVILLILGLIAGYFAAPSRVTTVTQTVTVGATGAPAKTVTVTETKTISPEGGKIKAAWIYVGPIGDIGWTYAHHQAKEMVDKKYDWLETTHVESVAPADAAGVIEQLISQGYDVIFTTSFDFMDPTLEEAQKHPDKIFWHCSGYKRAPNMGTYFADFYQVYYLNGLMAGALTKTKKIGYVAAHLIPEVVRHINAFSLGVKEVCGDCKVYVREIGAWYDPTKARQAAEALISEGVDVLAFTEDSPTVVQVAEEHFQRGERILAFGHYSPMEKFGKDVCVSGQLVHWEVIYDDILSKIYAGSYTPKNLQNVDYWWKLKEGAVELGCAYNQPINPKFVGELKSVKVNEKVQLPNGTVIENPDVYTLVMARLVQMGAVWTGKKWVFVNDETFDPFTGPIYDNEGKLRVLPGQRIGHDELWSMQWWVDNVVGPSLGG
- a CDS encoding translation initiation factor IF-2 subunit gamma, producing MGNEVDRVILQPEMNIGTAGHVDHGKSTLVQALTGIWPERHSEELRRGITIKLGYANADLRKCKSCEGDDAKCYTTMERCPIDGGETVLLRKVSFVDCPGHDTLMATMLAGSTLMDAALLVIAANEPAPQPQTREHLVALRIMNVKQIIVVQTKIELVNDEEALKNYEQIVEFLRSYLNEIPPIIPVSALHGVNIGYLIREMVRRFTPPPRDPTKPPRMYVARSFDVNKPGTRPDKLVGGVLGGTIIQGRFRVNDEIEIRPGAYRAGKFIPLTTKIVSLRSENAPLEEAYPGGLIGVGTLLDPALTKADNMVGNVVGMPGELPPTWVELDVEAKFFEKIVGTREEMKVKKPSKGEFIQLNVGTATVPAVLRDMTPEDEMTLLLRIPATAELNQRVAISSRIGNRWRLIGYGHIRGGEEYRPPS
- a CDS encoding GNAT family N-acetyltransferase; the protein is MEIVEFRHDLLDEVVSIHCPSWRDMTFDLRIKECGYWGDPQVFEWYLESLYSSGGKAVVALSDGKVIGEAEVVPERFLTPVGEHAYLQMVWVKEEARRTGVGRKLVERCMDLARGMGMRHLDTIPTTEALPFFENLGFREIDSQVLMEAPARPAPEQPKLEDATREEFPAAAQMIAGQTRPSSLLWELLWDRESVGLPSPRVVKVRVGLWQLILAMFQPTRDDDHLYALIWGPKRASLGQIFDSAEMAVTLANEMGVPKVVTQTWCRYRAAFEAAGFEPVSRYKWMRKEI
- a CDS encoding NAD-dependent deacylase, which encodes MSEVVPSENLSSAARLIKEHTGKVLAFTGAGTSAEAGIPTFRGKDGLWNRYRPEELATPRAFESNPKRVWEWYKWRMSVIARAEPTWAHKVMADWERKGILMGVVTQNVDGLHQRAGSRLVVELHGSIWRVRCTACGKRFNLGFGNIPEDDLPRCKECGGLLRPDVVWFEEPVPMDQFERAESLFSEAEVVLVVGTSGVVMPAALLPINAARRGKILVEVNPEETNLSSLANIRLGGLAGEIFRELARLVEDDPSWR
- a CDS encoding radical SAM protein, whose amino-acid sequence is MIEREFLTFKLNGRRIQLRIDPLAMGALVVDAQRVAYLNYTAAVFAKAFLSGKGWDEAYRELKRIYRGMRKDEVRRHYEDVVSKLRRFIEGYEDPVTDLGFKPAFPDPSTLGAPFRVDLALTYRCNNACIHCYSSSPDERGELSTNEWKAVLRRFHELGVPQVTFTGGEPTLRRDLPELVAEAQRLGMVSGIVTNGRLLTRELVERLIEAGLDFAQVTLESSDPEVHDSITQVRGSWKETVEGLKNLLKFDIYVSVNATLLRRNMSTVESLIRFAADLGVDGFSLNRLIYSGRGRDLRDLEPSFDEIRDVLAEAKELTTELDLDFRWFGVTRYCELDPMSEGLGPKFCSACSITLAVEPDGSVIPCQSHYKVLGHILRDSWEKIWYHDECLKIRELRFVGEACFSCPLLQVCRGGCPLEAEVRPYPSSPPEVRLGE
- a CDS encoding ABC transporter permease; translation: MIEAKLIENILWIGLRSATPLLLAALGEIYAERSGILNLGVEGMMAVGALSSFATALVTGNPWLGVLVGMLSGGSLSMIHGAISIGLKGNQVVSGLALTMFGLGLSSVLGRVYVGNQLPVEARFLPKPVEPLSSIPVLGKVLFDQDPLFYVSLLLALIMWLLLYRTKYGIVIRSTGENPAAVDAMGIDVNRVRYLSTLIGGIFAGLAGAYLSVAYNPAWIENMTAGRGWIALALVIFSLWDPLRALLGSYLFGIVEASGYTLQAYGYSQWLLNGLPYLLTVVILTLGATESMRRRMGAPAALGKPYEREER